In Phyllopteryx taeniolatus isolate TA_2022b chromosome 1, UOR_Ptae_1.2, whole genome shotgun sequence, the following proteins share a genomic window:
- the zgc:113363 gene encoding myoD family inhibitor isoform X1, producing MDAVTSHPGGGASEYSDQSECISSQPTTGRPRLLQCAGQHATPETQSQVDVQRNTSHCHVIANVAPGTDSLSAAPPPPPPCTNKKRLSSSESHTLIEEVAGDDCCVHCLLACLFCELRAMCWAAERCVTRGGPVSSCCGLVDTCCSCCCRCCCRDEACEAPLDCGILEECCSSTDCLEICLECCAICFPS from the exons ATGGACGCGGTGACATCACACCCCGGAGGCGGAGCTAGTGAGTACTCCGACCAATCAGAGTGCATCTCCAGCCAGCCGACCACCGGCAGACCGCGCCTACTTCAGTGTGCAG GCCAGCACGCCACTCCCGAAACTCAGAGCCAAGTGGACGTCCAAAGAAACACGTCGCACTGTCATGTCATCGCCAATGTCGCCCCAGGCACGGACAGTTTGTCAGcggctcctccccctcctccgccGTGCACCAATAAGAAGCGTCTCTCCTCCAGCGAAAGCCACACCCTCATTGAAGAAGTGGCGGGAGACG ACTGTTGCGTTCACTGCCTGCTGGCGTGTCTGTTCTGCGAGCTTCGGGCCATGTGCTGGGCGGCGGAGAGGTGCGTGACGCGCGGAGGGCCCGTGTCCAGCTGCTGCGGGTTGGTGGACACTTGCTGCTCgtgctgctgccgctgctgctgtcGGGACGAGGCGTGTGAGGCCCCGTTGGATTGTGGGATACTGGAGGAGTGCTGCAGCTCGACCGACTGCTTGGAGATTTGTCTGGAGTGTTGCGCCATATGCTTCCCTTCTTAA
- the zgc:113363 gene encoding uncharacterized protein zgc:113363 isoform X2, translated as MDAVTSHPGGGASEYSDQSECISSQPTTGRPRLLQCAGQHATPETQSQVDVQRNTSHCHVIANVAPGTDSLSAAPPPPPPCTNKKRLSSSESHTLIEEVAGDGSFPFDGDCSTLLCFLHLGTGSGKIDTHPFISGTPSTRTLSLWNIGTHKKMHAHADTDPDPECNIGYARHILVLICSTMFIYVF; from the exons ATGGACGCGGTGACATCACACCCCGGAGGCGGAGCTAGTGAGTACTCCGACCAATCAGAGTGCATCTCCAGCCAGCCGACCACCGGCAGACCGCGCCTACTTCAGTGTGCAG GCCAGCACGCCACTCCCGAAACTCAGAGCCAAGTGGACGTCCAAAGAAACACGTCGCACTGTCATGTCATCGCCAATGTCGCCCCAGGCACGGACAGTTTGTCAGcggctcctccccctcctccgccGTGCACCAATAAGAAGCGTCTCTCCTCCAGCGAAAGCCACACCCTCATTGAAGAAGTGGCGGGAGACG GGTCGTTCCCCTTCGATGGTGACTGCTCGACATTATTGTGTTTTCTGCATTTagggacaggaagtggaaaGATCGACACACACCCATTTATCAGCGGGACACCTTCAACGCGAACCTTATCTCTGTGGAACATAGGCACTCACAAAAAGATGCACGCACACGCTGACACTGACCCTGACCCTGAATGCAACATAGGATATGCCAGGCACATCCTGGTTCTTATATGTTCAACAATGTTCATCTATGTGTTCTAA
- the LOC133474253 gene encoding CXXC-type zinc finger protein 1-like isoform X1, whose product MADAASHLHPDEDEEGGHVTMERPRGPVYCVCRRPDSNCFMIGCDGCTEWFHGSCVGVSEKVADAVREWFCPSCREGDPSLEIKYRHRKTKAAEPEEDGSSPPESKSDSRRGSQQIKRSARMCGECEACLRTQDCATCDFCKDMKKFGGPNKIRQKCRLRQCQFRARRMLRVKEEEMSRRSAKGRRDLYRNDGGHFTEEEDEEEVFSESELELYQQYKAAGFSDLLWHSEEEEEEEEEEEESSLRKKAVKVKHVKRREKKPEKKKSLSAPKAEVRRHKVKERHRGRVRHSERGGGGGGGGGGGGGGGGGGGGGEGEAKELGSTLRQCLGPGCIQAARTSSKYCSDDCGMKLAANRIYEIVPQRIQQWQQSPCVAEEMGRRQLERIRKEQQAARLRLTLMEKRFHELEGIIANSKLHQVQHDEEANEGDGDDTDLQIFCVSCSHPVNPKVALRHMERCYAKYESQTSFGSMYPTRIEGATRLFCDVYNPHSKTYCKRLQVLCPEHSRDPKLLSVRGRAARVRRARQQGRLPGAAYQTWYRLTKLESARVAVMLFARMSSRWQPTRCAAALWSKTCSSPPASSVGSPRGSATNTTAGRSSAAPRWTWRESEW is encoded by the exons ATG GCCGATGCGGCGTCACATCTTCATCCTGACGAGGATGAGGAAGGAGGACACGTTACCATGGAAAGACCGAGGGGGCCTGTCTACTGTGTCTGCAGGAGACCTGACAGCAACTGCTTTATGAT AGGCTGCGACGGCTGCACCGAGTGGTTCCACGGCAGCTGCGTGGGCGTGTCCGAGAAGGTGGCCGATGCCGTCCGAGAGTGGTTCTGTCCGTCCTGTCGAG AAGGCGACCCGTCTCTGGAGATTAAGTATCGTCACAGGAAGACAAAGGCGGCGGAGCCGGAGGAAGACGGGAGCTCGCCTCCTGAGTCCAAGAGCGACAGCAGGCGTGGCTCACAG CAAATCAAACGGTCCGCTCGCATGTGCGGTGAGTGCGAGGCCTGTTTGAGGACGCAAGACTGCGCCACCTGTGATTTTTGCAAAGACATGAAGAAGTTTGGGGGACCCAACAAAATACGCCAGAAGTGTCGACTGAGGCAGTGTCAGTTCCGCGCACGG AGGATGCTTCGCGTGAAAGAAGAGGAGATGAGTCGACGCTCTGCGAAGGGACGGCGGGACCTCTACAGGAACGATGGCGGCCATTTTacagaggaggaagatgaggaagaggtGTTCAGTGAAAGTGAGCTGGAGCTCTACCAGCAGTACAAAGCCGCCGGATTCAGCGACCTG CTGTGGcacagtgaggaggaggaggaggaggaggaggaagaagaggagtcGTCGCTGAGAAAGAAGGCGGTGAAGGTGAAACACGTGAAAAGACGAGAGAAGAAGCCAGAGAAGAAG AAATCACTCTCCGCCCCCAAAGCGGAGGTGCGACGTCACAAGGTGAAGGAGCGACACAGGGGACGCGTGCGGCACAgcgaaagaggaggaggaggaggaggaggaggaggaggaggaggaggagggggaggaggtggaggtggaggagagGGCGAGGCTAAGGAGCTCGGCAGTACTCTGCGCCAGTGTCTCGGCCCAGGCTGCATCCAAGCGGCCAGGACCTCCTCCAAGTACTGTTCCGACGACTGCGGCATGAAGCTTGCAGCCAA CCGCATCTACGAGATCGTCCCTCAGAGGATCCAGCAGTGGCAGCAGAGCCCCTGCGTCGCCGAGGAGATGGGGCGGAGACAGCTGGAGCGGATCAGGAAGGAGCAGCAGGCCGCTAGGCTGCGCCTCACCCTGATGGAGAAGCGCTTCCACGAGTTGGAAGGCATCATCGCCAACTCGAAACTTCACCAGGTGCAACACGACGAGGAG GCCAACGAGGGTGACGGCGACGACACGGACCTTCAAATCTTCTGCGTGTCCTGCAGCCATCCGGTCAACCCCAAGGTGGCGCTGAGACACATGGAGAGGTGCTACGCCAAG TACGAAAGTCAGACTTCCTTTGGATCCATGTACCCCACGCGGATCGAAGG AGCGACGCGCCTCTTCTGCGACGTCTACAACCCTCACAGCAAAACCTACTGCAAGCGGCTACAGGTGTTGTGTCCGGAACATTCCAGAGATCCAAAG ctcctctctgttcgcGGCCGTGCCGCTCGTGTAAGACGTGCACGTCAGCAGGGACGACTTCCGGGAGCCGCCTATCAAACATGGTACCGACTAACCAAACTGGAGAGCGCAAGGGTAGCGGTGATGTTGTTTGCGCGCATGTCGTCCAGGTGGCAGCCGACGAGGTGTGCGGCTGCCCTCTGGTCAAAGACGTGTTCGAGCCCACCGGCGAGTTCTGTCGGGTCTCCAAGAGGAAGTGCAACAAACACTACTGCTGGGAGAAGCTCCGCCGCGCCGAGGTGGACCTGGAGAGAGTCCGAGTGGTAG
- the LOC133474253 gene encoding CXXC-type zinc finger protein 1-like isoform X2, which translates to MADAASHLHPDEDEEGGHVTMERPRGPVYCVCRRPDSNCFMIGCDGCTEWFHGSCVGVSEKVADAVREWFCPSCREGDPSLEIKYRHRKTKAAEPEEDGSSPPESKSDSRRGSQQIKRSARMCGECEACLRTQDCATCDFCKDMKKFGGPNKIRQKCRLRQCQFRARRMLRVKEEEMSRRSAKGRRDLYRNDGGHFTEEEDEEEVFSESELELYQQYKAAGFSDLLWHSEEEEEEEEEEEESSLRKKAVKVKHVKRREKKPEKKKSLSAPKAEVRRHKVKERHRGRVRHSERGGGGGGGGGGGGGGGGGGGGGEGEAKELGSTLRQCLGPGCIQAARTSSKYCSDDCGMKLAANRIYEIVPQRIQQWQQSPCVAEEMGRRQLERIRKEQQAARLRLTLMEKRFHELEGIIANSKLHQVQHDEEANEGDGDDTDLQIFCVSCSHPVNPKVALRHMERCYAKYESQTSFGSMYPTRIEGATRLFCDVYNPHSKTYCKRLQVLCPEHSRDPKVAADEVCGCPLVKDVFEPTGEFCRVSKRKCNKHYCWEKLRRAEVDLERVRVWYKLDELFEQERNLRAAMTNRAGLLALMLHQTIQHDPVTTDLRSAKDR; encoded by the exons ATG GCCGATGCGGCGTCACATCTTCATCCTGACGAGGATGAGGAAGGAGGACACGTTACCATGGAAAGACCGAGGGGGCCTGTCTACTGTGTCTGCAGGAGACCTGACAGCAACTGCTTTATGAT AGGCTGCGACGGCTGCACCGAGTGGTTCCACGGCAGCTGCGTGGGCGTGTCCGAGAAGGTGGCCGATGCCGTCCGAGAGTGGTTCTGTCCGTCCTGTCGAG AAGGCGACCCGTCTCTGGAGATTAAGTATCGTCACAGGAAGACAAAGGCGGCGGAGCCGGAGGAAGACGGGAGCTCGCCTCCTGAGTCCAAGAGCGACAGCAGGCGTGGCTCACAG CAAATCAAACGGTCCGCTCGCATGTGCGGTGAGTGCGAGGCCTGTTTGAGGACGCAAGACTGCGCCACCTGTGATTTTTGCAAAGACATGAAGAAGTTTGGGGGACCCAACAAAATACGCCAGAAGTGTCGACTGAGGCAGTGTCAGTTCCGCGCACGG AGGATGCTTCGCGTGAAAGAAGAGGAGATGAGTCGACGCTCTGCGAAGGGACGGCGGGACCTCTACAGGAACGATGGCGGCCATTTTacagaggaggaagatgaggaagaggtGTTCAGTGAAAGTGAGCTGGAGCTCTACCAGCAGTACAAAGCCGCCGGATTCAGCGACCTG CTGTGGcacagtgaggaggaggaggaggaggaggaggaagaagaggagtcGTCGCTGAGAAAGAAGGCGGTGAAGGTGAAACACGTGAAAAGACGAGAGAAGAAGCCAGAGAAGAAG AAATCACTCTCCGCCCCCAAAGCGGAGGTGCGACGTCACAAGGTGAAGGAGCGACACAGGGGACGCGTGCGGCACAgcgaaagaggaggaggaggaggaggaggaggaggaggaggaggaggagggggaggaggtggaggtggaggagagGGCGAGGCTAAGGAGCTCGGCAGTACTCTGCGCCAGTGTCTCGGCCCAGGCTGCATCCAAGCGGCCAGGACCTCCTCCAAGTACTGTTCCGACGACTGCGGCATGAAGCTTGCAGCCAA CCGCATCTACGAGATCGTCCCTCAGAGGATCCAGCAGTGGCAGCAGAGCCCCTGCGTCGCCGAGGAGATGGGGCGGAGACAGCTGGAGCGGATCAGGAAGGAGCAGCAGGCCGCTAGGCTGCGCCTCACCCTGATGGAGAAGCGCTTCCACGAGTTGGAAGGCATCATCGCCAACTCGAAACTTCACCAGGTGCAACACGACGAGGAG GCCAACGAGGGTGACGGCGACGACACGGACCTTCAAATCTTCTGCGTGTCCTGCAGCCATCCGGTCAACCCCAAGGTGGCGCTGAGACACATGGAGAGGTGCTACGCCAAG TACGAAAGTCAGACTTCCTTTGGATCCATGTACCCCACGCGGATCGAAGG AGCGACGCGCCTCTTCTGCGACGTCTACAACCCTCACAGCAAAACCTACTGCAAGCGGCTACAGGTGTTGTGTCCGGAACATTCCAGAGATCCAAAG GTGGCAGCCGACGAGGTGTGCGGCTGCCCTCTGGTCAAAGACGTGTTCGAGCCCACCGGCGAGTTCTGTCGGGTCTCCAAGAGGAAGTGCAACAAACACTACTGCTGGGAGAAGCTCCGCCGCGCCGAGGTGGACCTGGAGAGAGTCCGAGTG TGGTACAAACTGGACGAGCTGTTTGAGCAGGAGAGGAACCTGCGGGCCGCCATGACCAACCGGGCGGGTTTGCTGGCTCTCATGCTGCACCAAACCATCCAGCACGATCCGGTAACCACCGACCTGCGCTCCGCCAAAGACCGCTAG